One Amaranthus tricolor cultivar Red isolate AtriRed21 chromosome 10, ASM2621246v1, whole genome shotgun sequence genomic window carries:
- the LOC130826237 gene encoding uncharacterized protein LOC130826237 codes for MKQTPPSSATQSNQETTMDAMETSFFDSTTDICTQLIQRYSSSSAPQHRHLTATAAAVKSLLLEDSLPLSPFSYFAAVMTALSQPLNDAASASALSTLLSIVLPLIPESSISAEKASEAVAVLVKVLGSEERELVTGSASSARCVVKSLGILLGFCDSKDWNSVELGFKTLANWCIDKRPKVRKCALVYLENALKSFQSGNVKKKASKLILSLLETYMSTAVKLGVLQNVDVSGYVKQYEAEQSDIVHALSLVRVSLPYLGDKSCGKIILKLIELLDTCSSTITRPVLNGIEAFLEGVEDDIITSVAVDIIDALSSYVSVETNTNDGIISAANLLKISLDKLHAKDISKWKKSFSSGVDAIAGLLTRENDIALKSSNILKNMICEQLSDAEIQSACDLDNNDKESQAIASMCSTFLKLLDSFAGIPNEQILAAISVLFLKLGRSSFSYMRNIVLKLGEMFTHADGNKYEINHLQICFGCAVVAMGVENILTLVPISFNVETSTCANMWMIPILKNYTCGASLGYFVEHIAPIAQSLQKASRKVRKSVIGQDLQAYAHGLWGLVPAFCRHPTDISKSFHSFAKLMLVRLKKDAFLLEDIAQSLQELVTQNKVLPKPDAANIKPREYSTEFCLDDYLLEKRNMFCYSKKAAARNLKALSLYSKELLLALMKIFLDSTPEKRSYLKKAIGCLASVSNSSVMKEILISSLGRFPLVKAISVYEDSDSSNALPNETSLDSSSVDDNSQWSLILDLASSIVEGADEDLIRLIFGLAKHALQTGDGVGVTEAYYTLSCILKEHPWFCSSKMEDLVDFIIGLKSPADIASFTNRLSCLYLLLVYALKNNSDVENTKPFHILNEVILALKDSREEARKAAYDVLLRISSCLEDSSSADCDGPYYRLINMILGYLSGPSPHITSAAISALSVLVFKEPELCLKVPNVISSIASLLQTKAVETIKAALGFIKVLVSCLEAKDLQNFVSVIVDGVAPWSSVSRHHFRSKVTVILEIMIRKCGLPTIKLATPGRYESFIRKVSQIRHGKTTSEEAGSDASNPQLSDAPVNRPKKRSSNEMTDNRNGSKFQINKRRKSFQNYQSPGAARRTGVGFDQKTNHFKHRQSKFGQNEHERNFHQASESNQMKNRQKYGHKRRPRR; via the exons ATGAAGCAAACACCTCCTTCCTCTGCTACACAATCCAATCAAGAAACTACAATGGACGCCATGGAAACATCCTTCTTCGATTCAACAACAGACATTTGCACTCAACTCATACAAcgttattcttcttcttcagctCCGCAACACCGTCATCTCACCGCTACTGCCGCCGCCGTTAAATCTCTTCTTTTAGAAGATTCTCTTCCTCTCTCTCCATTCTCTTACTTCGCCGCCGTCATGACAGCTCTATCTCAACCCTTAAACGATGCCGCTTCTGCCTCTGCTCTCTCTACGCTTCTTTCTATTGTTCTCCCGCTTATTCCAGAATCTTCTATTTCGGCGGAGAAAGCATCCGAGGCGGTTGCGGTTCTTGTTAAGGTATTGGGGAGTGAGGAGAGAGAATTGGTTACGGGGTCTGCTTCTAGTGCGAGGTGTGTGGTTAAATCTTTAGGGATTTTGTTAGGGTTTTGTGATTCTAAGGATTGGAATTCTGTTGAGTTGGGTTTCAAGACTTTGGCTAATTGGTGCATTGATAAGCGGCCTAAG GTTAGGAAATGTGCTCTAGTGTATTTAGAAAATGCCCTTAAATCTTTCCAATCTGGAAATGTGAAGAAAAAGGCGAGTAAACTAATTCTGTCATTGCTGGAAACTTACATGTCTACTGCTGTCAAattgggtgttttacaaaacgtAGATGTATCCGGATACGTGAAACAATATGAAGCTGAACAGTCGGACATTGTCCATGCCCTTAGTCTTGTGAGGGTTTCTTTGCCTTATCTTGGTGACAAGAGTTGtggaaaaataattttgaaactgATTGAGCTTCTTGATACATGCTCTTCTACGATTACAAGGCCTGTTCTTAATGGTATTGAAGCATTCTTAGAAGGAGTTGAAGATGATATCATTACTTCAGTGGCTGTCGACATAATTGATGCACTTTCATCATATGTTTCTGTAGAAACAAACACAAATGATGGCATCATTTCCGCAGCAAACTTACTGAAGATTTCTCTTGACAAACTTCATGCAAAAGATATCTCTAAATGGAAGAAGAGTTTTTCTTCTGGAGTTGATGCAATTGCAG GCCTTCTTACACGCGAGAATGATATTGCTTTGAAGTCCTCAAATATTTTGAAGAACATGATTTGTGAACAATTGTCTGACGCAGAAATCCAGTCTGCTTGTGATTTAGATAACAATGATAAAGAATCTCAAGCAATTGCATCTATGTGCTCCACCTTCCTGAAATTGTTGGATTCTTTTGCTGGGATTCCCAATGAACAGATATTAGCTGCTATATCAGTTCTatttctcaaacttg GTCGCAGCTCATTTTCATATATGAGGAATATTGTTCTTAAGTTGGGGGAGATGTTTACTCATGCTGATGGCaacaaatatgaaataaatCAT TTGCAAATATGTTTTGGATGTGCTGTGGTTGCAATGGGAGTGGAGAATATTTTAACCCTTGTTCCAATATCGTTTAATGTGGAAACTTCAACATGTGCAAACATGTGGATGATACCAATTCTTAAGAACTATACCTGTGGGGCATCCCTGGGATATTTTGTGGAGCACATTGCACCAATCGCTCAGTCTCTTCAAAAGGCTTCCCGTAAAG TTAGAAAGTCAGTAATAGGACAAGATCTGCAGGCTTATGCCCATGGCTTATGGGGGCTCGTACCTGCCTTTTGTCGTCATCCAACTGATATTAGTAAAAGTTTTCACTCTTTTGCAAAGTTGATGCTTGTCCGGCTGAAGAAAGATGCTTTTTTGCTTGAAGATATCGCTCAGTCCTTGCAG GAACTTGTAACTCAAAACAAGGTTTTGCCGAAACCTGATGCTGCTAATATCAAACCCAGAGAGTATTCCACTGAGTTCTGTTTGGATGATTATCTATTGGAGAAGAGAAACATGTTCTGTTATTCCAAGAAAGCCGCTGCCAGAAACCTCAAGGCTTTATCCTTGTATTCAAAAGAACTGCTATTGGCACTGATGAAGATTTTTCTTGATTCAACTCCTGAAAAGCGTTCATACCTAAag AAAGCTATTGGTTGCCTGGCTTCCGTCTCCAACTCCTCTGTCATgaaagaaattttaatttcgTCCCTTGGGAGGTTCCCATTAGTGAAGGCTATTTCAGTATACGAAGATTCTGATTCATCAAATGCATTACCTAATGAGACTTCATTAGATTCAAGCTCTGTTGATGATAACTCACAGTG GTCTTTGATACTTGATCTAGCTTCATCCATTGTGGAGGGAGCGGATGAGGATCTTATCAGATTGATCTTTGGATTGGCAAAGCATGCACTGCAG ACTGGTGATGGCGTAGGTGTCACTGAAGCTTATTATACTTTGAGTTGTATCCTAAAG GAACATCCTTGGTTTTGCTCTTCAAAAATGGAAGACCTTGTTGATTTCATAATTGGCTTGAAGTCTCCAGCTGATATTGCTTCTTTTACCAACCGTCTAAGTTGTCTTTACCTATTGTTGGTCTATGCTTTGAAG AATAATTCAGATGTGGAGAACACGAAGCCTTTCCATATTTTGAATGAGGTTATACTTGCGCTAAAAGAT TCCAGGGAAGAGGCCAGGAAAGCAGCTTATGACGTCTTGCTCAGAATTAGTTCGTGCTTAGAAGATTCATCGTCTGCTGATTGTGATGGACCATACTACAGACTGATTAATATG ATTCTAGGGTATCTCTCTGGTCCATCACCTCATATAACGAGTGCAGCAATCTCTGCGTTGTCTGTGCTTGTATTTAAAGAACCGGAGCTCTGTTTAAAAGTTCCCAATGTTATTTCCTCCATTGCATCCTTGCTGCAGACAAAAGCTGTGGAGACAATTAAG GCTGCTTTGGGCTTTATCAAAGTGTTGGTTTCATGTCTAGAAGCAAAAGATTTGCAGAATTTTGTCTCGGTTATTGTAGACGGAGTTGCTCCATGGTCGTCTGTCTCGAGGCATCATTTTAGATCAAAA GTTACTGTCATATTGGAGATCATGATACGAAAATGTGGTCTCCCCACAATAAAGTTGGCCACTCCTGGAAGATATGAGTCATTCATCAGAAAGGTTTCACAG ATTCGTCATGGGAAGACAACTTCTGAGGAAGCGGGCTCAGATGCTTCGAACCCACAGCTTTCTGATGCCCCTGTAAACAG GCCGAAAAAGAGGTCAAGTAATGAGATGACCGACAATAGAAATGGTTCGAAATTTCAGATAAATAAGAGGAGGAAATCATTTCAAAATTATCAGTCACCTGGTGCTGCTAGAAGAACTGGTGTGGGATTTGATCAAAAGACCAATCATTTTAAGCATAGACAATCAAAATTCGGTCAGAATGAACATGAGCGGAATTTTCATCAAGCATCCGAGAGTAACCAAATGAAAAATAGACAAAAGTATGGCCATAAGAGAAGACCAAGGCGTTAG